From Mesomycoplasma dispar, a single genomic window includes:
- the dnaG gene encoding DNA primase, with amino-acid sequence MNKQEITSYIVKNTDIYALISQSITLKQNGRNSFVGLCPFHDDTNPSLSVSISKQIFKCFSCQKAGNIITFVMLSKNLNFGQALDFLNKEYNLKLDFNYTTTPEKIYSKNELQALRAFENAVSIYLIELMKVVSSQKQTVVSVINFLNSRGIDRKIIEKFKIGLAINSILRRVLLDSKLFDEDVLKNYSLLNANGYDFFQNRIVFPIENSEGKTVGFSGRCIDGLKCEPKYLNSPSNSLFQKSEILYNYFNAIQENPKEIIITEGFFDVIAFYKAGIKNTVALMGTTLSKKHCDLLKNFTVIIALDSDKAGIDASLKSALSLGQNRIKTYILKGFDGKDPDEYFNSFGPISLVDKLNDRKNSYDFAYDFYKSEMKNNSGEEIKIFLEKFSPFLEALYHYDLQLSDTFFKKIKDDFGVSQHSFKFFREKRQPYYQQDYELENNVDFLDNTHRKISDNKKSKNFKPEHFDLKILEIILYDFLYGDRKKFEYFKTTNYKFLDPINNKFIEKIAISNNNEPSIYDEVLKKIKEITEEMVSYIASEAIKVILDPNLKANITIDEFADFIENVKRRREQKDRVNKIRYWLENGKEMDDNFISNLCKGTR; translated from the coding sequence ATGAATAAACAAGAAATCACAAGTTATATTGTGAAAAACACCGATATTTATGCATTAATTTCGCAAAGTATTACTCTAAAACAAAATGGGAGAAACTCATTTGTTGGACTTTGCCCTTTTCACGATGACACAAACCCTTCTTTGTCTGTTTCGATTTCAAAGCAAATTTTTAAATGCTTTTCCTGCCAAAAAGCAGGAAATATTATAACTTTTGTGATGTTATCAAAAAATCTAAACTTTGGACAGGCTTTAGATTTTTTGAATAAAGAATATAACCTAAAACTTGATTTTAATTATACTACAACCCCTGAAAAAATTTATTCAAAAAACGAACTTCAAGCATTAAGAGCCTTCGAAAACGCGGTTTCAATTTATTTAATTGAACTTATGAAAGTTGTTTCCTCACAAAAACAAACCGTTGTAAGCGTTATTAATTTCCTTAATTCACGCGGAATCGACCGTAAAATCATTGAAAAGTTCAAAATTGGACTTGCTATAAATTCAATTTTAAGGAGAGTTTTGCTTGACTCAAAGTTGTTTGACGAAGATGTTTTAAAAAATTATTCGCTTTTAAACGCAAACGGATATGACTTTTTTCAAAATAGAATTGTTTTTCCAATTGAGAATTCTGAAGGAAAAACTGTCGGATTTTCAGGTCGCTGCATTGATGGATTAAAGTGTGAACCAAAATATTTAAACTCACCTTCAAACAGTTTATTCCAAAAATCTGAAATTCTTTACAATTATTTTAACGCAATTCAAGAAAATCCGAAAGAAATAATAATCACAGAAGGTTTTTTTGATGTAATCGCTTTCTACAAAGCCGGAATCAAAAACACGGTCGCGTTAATGGGAACAACTTTAAGCAAAAAACACTGTGATTTACTCAAAAATTTTACAGTCATAATCGCACTTGATAGTGACAAAGCCGGAATTGATGCAAGTTTAAAATCGGCACTAAGTCTTGGACAAAATAGAATAAAAACCTATATTTTAAAAGGTTTTGATGGCAAAGATCCAGATGAATATTTTAATAGTTTTGGCCCTATTTCTCTTGTTGACAAACTTAATGACCGCAAAAATAGCTATGATTTTGCCTATGATTTTTACAAAAGTGAGATGAAAAATAATTCTGGTGAAGAAATAAAAATTTTCCTAGAAAAATTTAGTCCATTTTTAGAAGCTTTATATCATTATGACTTGCAATTATCAGATACTTTTTTTAAAAAAATTAAAGATGATTTTGGTGTTTCTCAACATAGTTTTAAATTTTTTAGAGAAAAAAGGCAACCTTATTACCAACAAGATTACGAACTTGAAAACAACGTCGATTTTTTAGATAACACACATCGGAAAATTAGCGATAACAAAAAATCAAAAAATTTTAAACCTGAACATTTTGATCTGAAAATTTTGGAAATAATTTTATACGACTTTCTTTATGGCGATAGGAAAAAATTTGAGTATTTTAAAACGACTAATTACAAATTTTTGGATCCTATAAACAATAAGTTTATCGAAAAAATTGCCATTTCTAACAATAATGAACCGTCAATTTATGATGAAGTTTTGAAAAAAATCAAGGAAATCACAGAAGAAATGGTAAGTTACATCGCGAGCGAGGCAATAAAAGTTATTTTAGATCCGAATTTAAAAGCCAACATAACAATTGATGAATTTGCCGATTTCATAGAAAATGTAAAAAGACGCAGAGAACAAAAAGACAGAGTAAACAAAATAAGGTATTGATTAGAAAACGGAAAAGAAATGGATGACAATTTTATTAGTAATTTATGTAAGGGGACGAGATAA
- the recU gene encoding Holliday junction resolvase RecU, whose translation MNHKNRGMFLEKIINNTIEFYYQNDIAIFHKKNLDISFKAVNKDLALNDAFILKKSTVDYYGIYKGVFVAFEAKSTNENTLNLKQIPEHQLNYLHKVRKHFGCAFFVIFFKQLEKFYIVNIDKVDFSLKSISISFLEKEGFEISLTYPGIIDFIGYIDQML comes from the coding sequence ATGAATCACAAAAACCGTGGAATGTTTCTTGAAAAAATTATTAACAATACAATCGAATTTTATTATCAGAACGATATTGCCATTTTTCATAAAAAAAATTTGGATATTAGTTTTAAAGCAGTCAACAAAGATTTGGCATTAAACGATGCTTTTATTTTAAAAAAATCGACTGTTGATTATTATGGAATTTATAAGGGGGTTTTTGTTGCCTTTGAAGCAAAAAGCACTAACGAAAATACCTTGAATTTAAAACAAATTCCAGAACACCAATTAAATTATTTACATAAAGTCCGAAAACATTTTGGTTGTGCATTTTTTGTAATTTTTTTTAAGCAACTAGAAAAATTTTATATAGTTAATATTGATAAAGTTGATTTTTCTTTAAAATCCATTTCAATTTCATTTTTAGAAAAAGAAGGTTTTGAAATTTCGTTGACCTATCCAGGAATAATTGATTTCATTGGCTATATTGATCAAATGCTTTAA
- a CDS encoding glycine--tRNA ligase, whose product MAKFENYQFFVNQLKELGFVFPSSQIYGGLANSYDYGHLGVLLAKNIENFWADFFVNSNPNAFFVDTKILLNPKVWQTSGHLENFSDLLVENKINKKRYRVDHLFEKFFPNVEFEKLTESEIQEYLSKIDNFENSKTEWTVPKKFNLLFETHQGVIENEKTTLFLRPETAQGIFINFKTLLRTTKNSLPLTIAQVGKSFRNEISPGNFIFRTREFTQMELEIFVKQEDSELTFNAQLEKIKNFLLKLGFNEKSLKLNHHQPEKLAHYAKATADFEYNFNFGWGELIGISNRGDFDLKNHMKKSGENLEFVDSSNGQKILPYIIEPSMGLDRLMLAILEENFRFDEQKNRYFFQFPFILSPYKVAVLPLLKKFTPLAETIWKKLIDHKISTTISNSGSIGKRYYYQDSIGTYFCITIDHNTIEDQIVTIRFRDTTEQKRVKVEEIIEFIKGNSCNE is encoded by the coding sequence ATGGCTAAGTTTGAAAATTATCAATTTTTTGTTAACCAATTGAAGGAATTAGGCTTCGTTTTTCCTAGTTCGCAAATTTATGGTGGCTTGGCTAATTCTTACGATTATGGTCATCTTGGAGTTCTTTTAGCAAAAAATATTGAAAATTTTTGAGCAGATTTTTTTGTAAATTCTAATCCTAACGCTTTTTTTGTCGACACCAAAATTCTATTGAATCCAAAAGTATGACAAACCTCTGGTCATCTTGAAAACTTTAGCGATTTATTAGTTGAAAACAAAATTAACAAAAAACGTTATCGTGTTGACCATTTATTTGAAAAATTTTTCCCTAATGTTGAATTTGAAAAGTTAACAGAATCTGAAATTCAAGAGTATTTATCCAAAATTGATAATTTTGAAAATTCCAAAACTGAATGAACTGTCCCAAAAAAGTTTAATTTATTATTCGAAACTCATCAAGGTGTTATTGAAAACGAAAAAACTACCTTGTTTTTGAGACCCGAAACTGCTCAAGGAATTTTTATAAACTTCAAAACGCTTTTACGGACAACAAAAAATAGTTTACCGCTAACAATCGCGCAAGTTGGAAAATCATTTAGAAACGAGATTTCTCCTGGTAATTTCATTTTTCGCACACGCGAATTTACACAAATGGAGTTAGAAATTTTTGTAAAACAAGAAGATTCTGAATTAACTTTTAATGCTCAACTCGAAAAAATTAAAAATTTTTTGTTAAAGCTAGGTTTTAACGAAAAATCACTCAAATTAAATCATCATCAACCGGAAAAATTAGCTCATTATGCAAAAGCAACCGCTGATTTTGAATACAATTTTAACTTTGGATGAGGTGAGCTAATCGGAATTAGTAATCGCGGCGACTTTGATTTAAAGAATCATATGAAAAAAAGTGGTGAGAATCTTGAATTTGTTGATTCATCTAATGGCCAAAAAATTTTACCCTACATTATCGAACCCTCGATGGGTCTAGATCGCTTAATGTTAGCAATTTTAGAGGAAAATTTTCGCTTTGATGAACAGAAAAACCGTTATTTTTTCCAATTTCCGTTTATTTTAAGCCCGTATAAAGTTGCAGTTTTACCACTTTTAAAAAAGTTTACCCCTCTAGCTGAAACGATATGAAAAAAGTTAATTGACCATAAAATTTCAACCACAATTTCAAATTCGGGCTCAATTGGAAAAAGATATTACTATCAAGATTCGATAGGAACTTATTTTTGCATTACAATCGATCATAACACAATTGAAGATCAAATTGTGACAATAAGATTTCGTGATACAACTGAACAAAAAAGAGTAAAAGTTGAAGAAATAATCGAATTTATCAAGGGAAACTCTTGCAATGAATAA
- the tsf gene encoding translation elongation factor Ts, whose protein sequence is MSQIDKMAKVKKLREITDAPFVDCKQALENSGYDIDLAINWLSENGKSKAMKKADRIAAEGLVLALKNEDTVLIFELNSETDFVAKNQNFINLQQKIGNLLLENDFENLKSALDNIVDTDGKTISQLLIDATATIGEKITLRRAFKNKFFTGRTAGVYTHSNGQIASLTILKGGNDLIAKNISMHVAALNPEYIFKSDVPEEEMNKLYEKFSNSPALEKKPEKIRASILQGMIDKELSKYVLELQPLALDSTVSVGKYLQQNSAKLLKSIRFEVGEGIQKQNVDFSTEVNQQIQEAKKK, encoded by the coding sequence ATGTCACAAATTGATAAAATGGCTAAAGTTAAAAAATTAAGGGAAATTACCGATGCTCCTTTTGTTGATTGCAAACAAGCATTGGAAAACTCTGGGTACGATATCGATTTGGCAATTAATTGACTTAGTGAAAACGGCAAGTCTAAAGCTATGAAAAAAGCTGATCGAATTGCGGCTGAAGGTTTAGTTTTAGCACTAAAAAATGAAGACACTGTTTTAATTTTTGAATTAAATTCTGAAACAGATTTTGTTGCAAAAAACCAAAATTTTATTAATTTGCAACAAAAAATCGGTAACTTGCTTTTAGAAAATGATTTTGAAAATCTAAAAAGCGCTTTAGACAATATTGTAGACACTGACGGAAAAACAATTTCCCAATTATTAATTGATGCAACTGCAACAATTGGTGAAAAAATTACTTTGCGCCGTGCATTTAAAAATAAATTTTTCACTGGAAGAACCGCTGGAGTTTACACACATTCAAATGGTCAAATTGCATCTCTTACAATTTTAAAAGGTGGCAACGATTTAATTGCAAAAAATATTTCAATGCACGTTGCTGCTTTGAATCCAGAATATATTTTTAAAAGCGATGTTCCAGAAGAGGAAATGAATAAACTTTATGAAAAGTTCTCAAATTCACCTGCTTTAGAAAAAAAACCTGAAAAAATAAGAGCATCAATTTTACAAGGAATGATTGATAAAGAACTTTCAAAATACGTTCTTGAACTTCAACCGCTCGCGCTTGATTCCACAGTTTCAGTCGGAAAATATCTACAGCAAAATTCAGCTAAATTATTAAAATCTATTCGTTTTGAAGTTGGTGAGGGAATTCAAAAACAGAATGTTGATTTTTCTACTGAAGTTAATCAGCAAATTCAAGAAGCTAAAAAAAAGTAG
- a CDS encoding ATP synthase subunit epsilon, whose amino-acid sequence MKKINFKIFTPNGVFHESKPDSVLIKTKLGYRVAQYGITPFVGVIDPSILQIFNEKEKLEFEIKSGIVFANKFEILIFTEDKLGSA is encoded by the coding sequence GTGAAAAAAATTAACTTTAAAATATTTACTCCGAACGGAGTTTTTCACGAATCAAAACCTGATTCAGTTTTAATAAAAACAAAACTTGGATATCGTGTGGCTCAATACGGAATAACTCCTTTTGTTGGTGTGATTGACCCATCAATTTTGCAGATTTTTAACGAAAAAGAAAAACTAGAATTCGAAATTAAAAGCGGAATCGTCTTCGCTAACAAATTTGAGATTTTGATTTTTACTGAAGATAAATTGGGTTCTGCTTAA
- a CDS encoding ATP-binding cassette domain-containing protein, translating into MLRSENSAEKLTLLKILTGVERDYKGEIIFNSTNLNSISNKNIIEKISFIDNNPLLIEGNLSENISFYSKYDEKKIDDLINLVNLDELK; encoded by the coding sequence TTGCTTCGTAGCGAAAATAGTGCTGAAAAATTGACCTTATTAAAAATTTTAACTGGGGTTGAACGAGATTATAAAGGCGAAATTATTTTTAATTCCACAAACTTAAACTCAATTAGCAACAAAAATATCATTGAAAAAATTAGTTTTATCGACAACAATCCGCTCTTAATTGAAGGAAATTTATCTGAAAATATTAGCTTTTATTCAAAATATGATGAGAAAAAAATTGATGATTTAATTAATTTAGTTAATTTAGACGAACTAAAATAA
- the ffh gene encoding signal recognition particle protein, translating to MLDFLTNRIQSSLKKIQKSVTINEQDLTEITREIRLALLEADVNLLVVKDFINKVKTQVLKQGLTTKLNPQQEFLKILHQNLVEVLGVNSKPINFSKNPTVVMLVGLQGSGKTTTAAKLAVFARQKKLSKKILLVACDTYRPAAIDQLKQLGKQISIDVFYVEKTPVEIAKDALIYSKNNNYDLVIFDTAGRLSINEELMEELSEIKKVIRPDQIIFVVDSLSGQDIINVAQIFNQKINLNGSIITKLDSNARAGAALSITHLLKIPILLIGTGEKISALELFHPNRMADRILGMGDVMSLLEQAEENIDKKAVKKLSHRMFSGQFNLDDLLNSLAQIQKIGKFSKIIKMIPGLSGKIDQNQIDEAEKKMNLYKILISSMTIEERKKPKLLKNPSRRNRVLRGSGRTNAELNRLINEFESMSKKMSEFSSKNLNIDSFIK from the coding sequence ATGCTAGATTTTTTAACTAATCGAATTCAATCTTCCTTGAAAAAAATACAAAAATCAGTAACAATAAACGAACAGGATTTGACGGAAATAACACGTGAAATTCGACTTGCTTTGCTTGAAGCCGATGTTAATTTGCTTGTTGTAAAAGATTTTATTAATAAGGTAAAAACACAAGTTTTAAAGCAAGGTTTAACAACAAAACTGAATCCACAACAGGAATTTTTGAAAATTTTGCACCAAAATTTAGTTGAAGTTCTTGGTGTCAATTCGAAACCAATTAATTTTAGCAAAAATCCAACTGTAGTAATGTTAGTTGGACTTCAAGGTTCAGGAAAAACTACAACTGCAGCAAAATTAGCGGTTTTTGCTCGACAAAAAAAATTATCAAAAAAAATTTTGCTAGTTGCTTGTGATACATATCGTCCTGCTGCAATTGATCAGTTAAAGCAATTGGGAAAACAGATATCAATTGATGTTTTTTATGTTGAAAAAACGCCTGTTGAAATTGCAAAAGATGCCCTAATTTATAGTAAAAACAACAATTATGACCTTGTAATTTTTGACACTGCTGGGCGACTTTCGATCAACGAAGAATTAATGGAAGAATTATCTGAAATCAAAAAAGTTATTCGTCCTGATCAAATTATTTTCGTTGTAGATTCGCTTTCAGGACAAGATATAATCAATGTTGCACAGATATTTAATCAAAAAATCAACCTTAATGGTTCAATTATTACAAAATTAGATTCAAATGCACGTGCAGGAGCGGCGCTTTCAATTACTCATTTGCTTAAAATTCCAATTTTGCTAATTGGTACAGGTGAAAAAATTTCTGCTCTTGAACTTTTTCACCCAAACAGAATGGCTGACCGAATTTTGGGAATGGGTGATGTAATGTCGCTTTTAGAACAAGCAGAAGAAAATATTGATAAAAAAGCTGTAAAAAAACTTTCTCACCGAATGTTTTCAGGTCAATTTAATTTAGATGATCTTTTAAATAGTTTAGCTCAGATTCAAAAAATTGGAAAATTTTCAAAAATAATCAAAATGATTCCAGGTTTGTCAGGCAAAATTGATCAGAATCAAATTGATGAAGCTGAAAAAAAAATGAATCTGTATAAAATTTTAATTTCTTCAATGACAATTGAAGAAAGAAAAAAGCCAAAACTTTTAAAAAACCCCTCCCGCCGAAATCGAGTTTTGCGTGGTTCAGGTCGAACAAACGCCGAACTTAATCGCTTAATTAATGAATTTGAATCGATGTCAAAAAAAATGTCCGAATTTTCTTCAAAAAATCTTAATATTGATTCTTTTATTAAATAA
- the rpsB gene encoding 30S ribosomal protein S2 → MEKANGINQDLSTVSKDGDLLNIGEIDAETSSETPIISKQKLLEAGVYFGHKTSQWHPKMAQFLLKRKRNQTHIIDVLKTQKMLEIAYKLVEKFAQKGAKFIFVGTKKQARKVVEEQAIRTNSIYVSGRWLGGTLTNSRTILSRLKAMEDLEKQAADNFEGYTKKERLSKQKQLSKLQKNLNGIKGLRDIPLFSLIMLVADPIKDIIAVKEARKKGIKIIGITDSNVDPSLVDFGIPANDDSTKSITLIFTVLADAIAAAKGGKPLFAYQTDEQIILPEDPEREQKQNRYRRNSFEKFERFDRQNNKNHFNKNPLRDRTTQNLDSETQVQNKVNEQNEERV, encoded by the coding sequence ATGGAGAAGGCAAACGGAATAAATCAAGATTTAAGCACCGTGTCAAAAGACGGCGACCTATTAAATATAGGTGAGATTGACGCTGAAACTTCGAGCGAAACACCTATTATTTCAAAGCAAAAATTACTTGAAGCTGGTGTTTATTTTGGTCATAAAACATCTCAATGACACCCAAAAATGGCACAGTTTTTGCTAAAAAGAAAACGAAATCAAACTCACATTATTGATGTTTTAAAAACTCAAAAAATGTTGGAAATCGCTTATAAATTAGTTGAAAAGTTTGCGCAAAAAGGTGCAAAATTTATTTTTGTTGGGACTAAAAAACAAGCGAGAAAAGTTGTTGAAGAACAAGCAATTCGTACAAACTCAATTTATGTTTCAGGTCGTTGACTAGGTGGAACTTTAACAAATAGTCGTACAATTTTATCGCGACTTAAAGCAATGGAAGATCTTGAAAAACAAGCAGCCGATAATTTTGAGGGCTATACAAAGAAAGAAAGACTTTCAAAACAAAAACAACTCTCAAAATTACAAAAAAACCTTAACGGAATCAAAGGATTAAGAGATATTCCGCTATTTTCGCTAATTATGTTGGTTGCCGACCCTATTAAAGACATAATTGCGGTAAAGGAAGCGCGTAAAAAAGGGATTAAAATTATTGGAATAACTGATTCAAACGTCGATCCTTCATTGGTTGACTTTGGAATCCCAGCAAATGATGACTCAACTAAATCAATTACATTAATTTTTACTGTTTTAGCTGATGCGATTGCAGCTGCAAAAGGTGGCAAACCTCTTTTTGCCTACCAAACTGATGAGCAAATAATCCTTCCTGAAGATCCTGAAAGAGAACAAAAACAAAATCGGTACCGTCGTAATTCGTTTGAAAAATTTGAAAGATTTGATCGACAAAATAACAAAAATCATTTTAACAAAAATCCTTTAAGAGACAGAACAACACAAAATTTAGACTCTGAAACACAAGTGCAAAATAAAGTTAACGAGCAAAACGAGGAAAGGGTGTAA
- a CDS encoding IS3 family transposase produces the protein MKQNKFSINEKIKYIKIAESQGFKSATIHFANEFREIYKNKSVNKKSQKEGFLQTYANNLIRNWQKKYYNYGMNGLISTRGKNKSPRKSKKQYTINDLSENDRGIYQEIMENVLRRYGIDPAIVMDELKKRKQEAEKDKDQIENSTRLCSVLKVNRTSIYRKIKVKKSPKEMVYSKELLDWILESFNFNRKVKGRDNLYNVYKNQGNNISTYVFQKHYEHLGIKSIAYKKQGKNAPKEAKFSRIWAEDHIKGQFESKNFGEKWFADIKFIRIGDDFYFLHSIIETKSNYLLNFSISKTRFSEETIKLVKETIKKHKITPKFFHSDHGVEYANHRFAQFLKENNIQQSMSPKGNALANRPIEYFYAILQREYLNVEGKIFENLEDAHQKISSFVKWYNKTRVQSCLSYLSPNSHFEQFGAQKNFHNFGE, from the coding sequence ATGAAACAAAATAAATTTTCAATTAATGAAAAAATCAAATATATCAAAATCGCTGAATCGCAAGGATTCAAAAGTGCGACTATACATTTTGCAAACGAGTTTCGTGAAATTTATAAAAATAAATCAGTTAATAAAAAATCGCAAAAAGAGGGTTTTTTACAGACATATGCGAATAATTTAATTCGAAACTGACAAAAAAAGTATTATAATTATGGTATGAACGGATTAATTAGCACACGTGGTAAAAATAAATCACCACGTAAGTCAAAAAAACAATACACAATTAACGATCTTTCGGAAAATGACCGCGGAATTTATCAAGAAATAATGGAAAACGTCCTTAGAAGATACGGGATTGATCCTGCAATTGTAATGGACGAACTTAAAAAGCGAAAACAAGAAGCAGAAAAAGATAAGGATCAAATCGAAAATTCAACAAGACTTTGCAGCGTTTTAAAAGTTAATCGCACATCGATTTATCGCAAAATAAAGGTGAAAAAATCACCAAAAGAAATGGTATACAGTAAAGAATTACTTGATTGAATTCTTGAAAGTTTTAATTTTAACAGAAAAGTAAAAGGTCGAGATAATTTGTATAATGTATACAAAAATCAAGGAAATAATATAAGCACATATGTTTTTCAAAAACACTATGAACATTTAGGGATAAAATCGATTGCTTACAAAAAACAAGGTAAAAATGCGCCAAAAGAAGCTAAATTTTCGCGGATTTGAGCCGAAGATCATATCAAAGGACAATTTGAATCTAAAAATTTTGGTGAAAAATGATTTGCTGATATTAAATTTATAAGAATTGGCGATGATTTTTATTTTTTGCATTCAATAATTGAAACAAAATCTAATTATTTGCTAAATTTTTCAATTTCCAAGACTAGATTTTCAGAAGAAACAATAAAATTAGTAAAAGAAACAATCAAAAAACACAAAATTACACCTAAATTTTTCCATTCAGATCATGGAGTTGAATATGCTAACCACCGATTTGCTCAATTTTTAAAAGAAAACAACATTCAACAATCAATGTCGCCAAAAGGAAACGCGCTTGCAAACCGCCCGATTGAATACTTTTATGCTATTTTACAAAGAGAATACTTGAATGTTGAGGGTAAAATTTTTGAAAACCTTGAAGATGCCCATCAAAAAATCAGCTCATTTGTTAAATGATACAATAAAACTAGAGTGCAAAGTTGCCTTTCATATTTGAGTCCAAATTCTCATTTTGAACAATTTGGTGCTCAAAAAAATTTTCACAATTTTGGAGAATAA
- the atpD gene encoding F0F1 ATP synthase subunit beta, which yields MKKHVSIGHIVQIFGPVIDVQFPNEHMPAILSALEIEINGQKIVFEVAQHLGEGIVRAIAMSMTYNLSKGLEVYDTGSQISVPVGKEVLSRMFNVLGEPIDGGSLLDSVQKKPIHAPAPTYLEQKATSEILVTGIKVIDLLIPFVKGGKIGLFGGAGVGKTVLVQELINNIATKHGGLSVFAGVGERSREGNDLYFEMKAAGVLEKTALVFGQMNEPPGARMRVALSALTMAEYFRDHENQDVLLFIDNIFRFTQAGSEVSTLLGRIPSTVGYQPTLSTEMGQLQERITSTIRGSITSVQAVYVPADDITDPAPATTFSHLDAKTVLDRNIAALGIYPAVDPLASSSRALEPNIVGKQHYRVAKKVVQILQRFKELQDIIAILGVDELSESDKQVVARARRIRNFLSQPFFVAQKFSGIEGQFIKIHDTVNNFDQLLSGKYDNVPEEAFLYVGTIDQAIEKAKKMGWSEKN from the coding sequence ATGAAAAAACACGTAAGTATCGGTCACATTGTTCAAATTTTTGGCCCAGTTATCGATGTTCAATTTCCGAATGAGCATATGCCCGCAATTCTTTCAGCGCTTGAAATTGAAATTAATGGTCAAAAAATTGTTTTCGAGGTTGCTCAACATTTGGGTGAAGGAATTGTTCGCGCAATCGCGATGTCAATGACTTATAATTTGTCTAAAGGTCTTGAGGTTTATGACACTGGTTCACAAATTTCAGTTCCCGTTGGAAAAGAAGTGCTTTCACGAATGTTTAACGTTTTAGGCGAACCAATTGATGGTGGTTCCTTGCTTGACTCAGTTCAAAAAAAACCAATTCACGCTCCAGCTCCGACTTATTTAGAACAAAAAGCAACTAGCGAAATTTTAGTTACAGGGATAAAAGTTATTGATCTCCTAATACCTTTTGTAAAAGGGGGTAAAATTGGACTTTTTGGTGGTGCGGGTGTCGGGAAAACCGTTTTAGTGCAGGAATTAATTAATAATATCGCCACAAAACACGGGGGACTTTCGGTTTTTGCTGGTGTTGGCGAGCGTTCTCGTGAAGGAAATGATCTTTATTTTGAAATGAAAGCCGCGGGAGTTTTAGAAAAAACCGCACTTGTTTTTGGTCAAATGAACGAACCGCCAGGTGCTAGAATGAGAGTTGCGCTTTCAGCTCTGACAATGGCCGAGTATTTCCGTGACCACGAAAATCAAGATGTACTACTTTTTATTGATAATATTTTTCGATTCACTCAGGCAGGTTCAGAAGTTTCGACCTTACTGGGAAGAATTCCTTCAACTGTTGGTTATCAACCAACACTTTCGACAGAAATGGGCCAACTTCAGGAACGAATTACTTCGACAATTCGTGGTTCAATAACTTCAGTTCAAGCTGTCTATGTTCCAGCAGATGACATCACTGACCCAGCACCAGCAACTACTTTTTCCCATCTTGATGCAAAAACAGTTTTAGACCGAAATATTGCCGCTTTAGGAATTTATCCCGCTGTCGATCCACTCGCTTCATCATCAAGGGCGTTAGAGCCAAACATAGTTGGCAAACAACACTATCGTGTGGCTAAAAAAGTTGTTCAAATTCTACAAAGATTCAAGGAATTACAGGATATTATTGCAATTCTAGGGGTAGATGAACTTAGCGAATCTGATAAACAAGTAGTCGCTCGCGCCCGTAGAATTCGTAATTTTTTATCCCAACCATTTTTTGTAGCGCAAAAATTTTCTGGGATTGAAGGTCAATTCATTAAAATACATGATACTGTTAATAATTTTGACCAGCTTTTGTCTGGTAAATACGACAATGTTCCAGAAGAGGCATTTTTATACGTTGGAACAATCGATCAAGCAATAGAAAAAGCAAAAAAGATGGGCTGAAGTGAAAAAAATTAA